The following are from one region of the Gossypium hirsutum isolate 1008001.06 chromosome D03, Gossypium_hirsutum_v2.1, whole genome shotgun sequence genome:
- the LOC107950744 gene encoding ubiquitin-conjugating enzyme E2-17 kDa, with protein sequence MASKRILKELKDLQKDPPTSCSAGPVAEDMFHWQATIMGPPDSPYAGGVFLVTIHFPPDYPFKPPKVAFRTKVFHPNINSNGSICLDILKEQWSPALTISKVLLSICSLLTDPNPDDPLVPEIAHMYKTDKSKYETTARSWTQKYAMG encoded by the exons aTGGCTTCAAAGCGGATCTTGAAGGAGCTCAAGGATCTCCAGAAAGATCCTCCTACCTCTTGCAGCGCag GCCCTGTTGCTGAAGACATGTTTCATTGGCAAGCAACTATTATGGGTCCTCCTGACAGTCCTTATGCTGGTGGAGTGTTTCTAGTCACCATTCATTTCCCTCCGGACTATCCATTTAAACCACCAAAG GTTGCATTCAGGACAAAGGTCTTTCACCCAAATATTAACAGCAACGGTAGCATTTGCCTTGATATTTTGAAGGAGCAGTGGAGCCCTGCCCTCACCATATCCAAG GTATTGCTATCTATCTGCTCACTATTGACGGATCCGAATCCTGATGACCCATTGGTGCCGGAGATTGCCCACATGTACAAGACTGACAAGAGCAAGTATGAGACAACGGCTCGAAGCTGGACCCAGAAGTATGCGATGGGTTAA
- the LOC121215410 gene encoding uncharacterized protein At2g29880-like translates to MSGFSQSSVSSQNSRGTKRKWVPEEDAALVACMVDLHNVGTFNVDTGFKADYLNELEKMLEKVLPNAMLKAKPNLESRIRILKRDWSIVYDMLNGKNNSDFGWDEHRQLVVAEDAVWNSYINSHKEADQFKHRSFPYYDQLTVIYAKDRAIGKDLKQPLILLKK, encoded by the exons ATGTCAGGTTTTTCACAATCAAgtgtttcttcccaaaattctcgaggaaccaaaagaaaatgggttccagaagaagatgctgcATTGGTTGCCTGTATGGtcgacttgcacaatgttggaacctttAATGTTGATACGGGATTCAAAGCCGATTAtttaaatgagttggaaaaaatgttagaaaaagttttacccaatgccatgttgaaggctaaacctaatcttgaatcgaggattaggatattgaaaagggattggtcaatcgtttatgacatgcttaatggAAAAAATAATAGCGATTTTGGTTGGGATGAGCATAGGCAGcttgttgttgctgaagatgcggtgtggaactcatatataaat agtcataaagaagcTGATCAATTCAAACATCGTAGTTTCCCTTATTATGACCAACTTACTGTCATCTACGCAAAAGATCGAGCCATTGGGAAAGATCTCAAACAGCCGctgatattattgaagaaatag
- the LOC107950743 gene encoding probable inactive receptor kinase At4g23740 — protein MEVLYVLSWICILGLVLFQGNADPVEDKQALLDFVNKMPHSRALNWNQTSPVCNNWTGVTCNAGGSRIIAVRLPGIGLHGPIPANTISRLSALQVLSLRSNGISGHFPSDFFNLRNLSFLYLQYNNLSGPLPVDFSVWRNLTIVNLSNNRFNQSIPSSLSNLTHLQALDLANNSLSGEIPDLNLPSLQQINLSNNKLTGIVPKSLLRFPSLMFEGNNVSFERIPPHPSPFGAPYGEPYPTSKKSRRLGETALLGIIIACCILAIVALVFFVIVCCSRRKSEDVYSRKLQAGGMSPEKAVSRSQDANNRLFFFEGCNYTFDLEDLLRASAEVLGKGTYGISYKAVLEDATTVVVKRLKEVSVGKREFEQQMEVVGSIRHPNVIELKAYYYSKDERLMVYDYYSQGSVSSILHGKKGETRTPLDWDTRMKIAIGAARGIARIHTENGGKFVHGNIKSSNIFVNSQQYGSVSDLGLSTIMGALAPPISRAAGYRAPEVTDTRKAMQPSDVYSFGVVLLELLTGKSPIHTTGGDEIIHLVRWVHSVVREEWTAEVFDIELMRYPNIEEEMVEMLQIAMTCVVRMPDQRPKMADLVKMIENVRAIESENRQSSGNRSESSTPPATTMGKECHVSQ, from the exons ATGGAAGTTTTGTATGTTCTGTCTTGGATTTGCATCTTGGGTTTGGTTTTGTTTCAAGGAAATGCAGATCCTGTTGAAGATAAGCAAGCATTGCTTGATTTTGTCAACAAGATGCCCCATTCTCGTGCTCTAAACTGGAATCAGACTTCCCCAGTATGCAACAACTGGACTGGAGTGACTTGCAATGCCGGTGGCTCTCGGATAATAGCTGTTAGATTGCCTGGAATCGGATTACACGGTCCGATTCCGGCCAATACCATTAGTCGTCTCTCAGCTTTGCAGGTTTTAAGCCTTAGATCCAACGGTATAAGTGGTCACTTCCCTTCTGATTTCTTTAATCTTAGAAACTTATCTTTTCTTTATCTTCAATACAACAACTTGTCCGGACCACTGCCTGTGGATTTCTCGGTTTGGAGGAATCTAACTATTGTTAACTTGTCCAACAATCGGTTCAACCAGAGTATTCCTAGTTCGTTatcaaatttgactcacctccagGCGTTGGATCTTGCAAACAATTCACTTTCTGGTGAAATTCCTGACCTGAATTTGCCTAGCTTGCAACAGATAAACTTGTCCAACAATAAACTCACCGGTATTGTTCCGAAGTCGCTTTTAAGGTTCCCTAGTTTGATGTTTGAAGGTAACAATGTTTCTTTTGAAAGAATCCCTCCTCATCCGTCACCATTTGGTGCACCCTATGGCGAACCGTATCCGACATCCAAGAAGTCCAGGAGGCTTGGAGAAACTGCATTGTTGGGAATAATAATTGCTTGTTGCATTCTAGCAATTGTGGCGTTGGTGTTTTTCGTAATTGTTTGCTGCTCAAGACGAAAGAGTGAGGATGTGTATTCGCGGAAGTTGCAAGCCGGAGGGATGTCACCAGAGAAAGCGGTCTCGAGGAGTCAGGATGCAAATAATAGATTGTTCTTTTTCGAGGGTTGTAATTATACATTTGATTTGGAGGACTTATTGAGGGCTTCTGCTGAAGTATTAGGGAAGGGAACTTATGGTATTTCCTATAAAGCAGTGCTAGAGGATGCAACAACAGTGGTAGTGAAGAGGTTGAAGGAGGTTAGTGTTGGGAAGCGGGAGTTTGAGCAACAAATGGAGGTTGTTGGAAGCATTCGGCATCCAAATGTCATCGAGCTGAAAGCATATTACTACTCAAAAGATGAAAGGCTGATGGTTTATGATTATTACAGTCAGGGAAGCGTTTCTTCCATCTTACATG GTAAAAAAGGAGAGACTAGAACCCCTCTAGATTGGGATACCAGAATGAAAATCGCAATTGGGGCAGCTAGAGGCATTGCTCGCATCCATACAGAGAATGGTGGCAAGTTTGTCCACGGAAACATCAAGTCCTCCAACATTTTTGTCAACTCCCAACAATACGGCAGTGTATCGGATCTCGGACTATCAACTATAATGGGTGCACTTGCCCCTCCCATCTCCCGTGCTGCTGGTTACCGTGCCCCTGAAGTTACCGACACCAGAAAAGCTATGCAACCTTCTGATGTCTATAGCTTCGGAGTGGTCTTACTTGAGCTCCTAACTGGAAAGTCCCCTATCCATACTACTGGTGGCGATGAGATCATCCACTTGGTCAGATGGGTTCATTCGGTAGTTCGAGAAGAGTGGACAGCTGAGGTTTTCGATATTGAACTGATGAGATATCCAAACATAGAGGAGGAGATGGTGGAGATGTTACAAATAGCAATGACATGCGTTGTGAGGATGCCGGATCAAAGACCGAAAATGGCAGACTTAGttaaaatgatagaaaatgtCCGAGCGATTGAGTCCGAGAATCGACAATCTTCGGGAAACAGATCCGAAAGTTCAACACCACCGGCAACAACGATGGGGAAAGAATGCCACGTCTCACAATGA